A single region of the Arthrobacter sp. PAMC25564 genome encodes:
- a CDS encoding MBL fold metallo-hydrolase — MKQEQPSLRFLGATDTVTGSRYLIEAGGKRVLVDCGLFQGYKRSRERNRVPFPVPPHSIDAVVLTHAHLDHTGYVPALVRDGFGGPVYATEGTTELCKLILPDSGHLQEEEARYAFHRESSRHSPPLPLYTAADAVKSLNSFRIQGFDDPLELGGGMEMTFLPAGHILGASQVHVQMGSQSVHFTGDLGRADDPFMYPPRPLVETGVLVTESTYGNRKHSTEDPEQQLGEIINRVAKRGGVIMFAAFAVGRAETLLLYLSRLRRKNAIPDIPVYLNSPMAIDASGMYQRHPEEHHLKRDEYENMYKLAKLTRTVDESKLLNLRGGPMIIISASGMLTGGRILHHIAAYGPDPKNAIILSGYQAGGTRGASLAAGGRELRIYGEDVRIRAEVVQMESLSAHADADGVIAWLKAAEKEPRMTYITHGEPEASDALRIRIKRELGWRARVPEHLETISIGDPR, encoded by the coding sequence ATGAAACAAGAACAGCCGAGCCTCCGGTTCCTCGGAGCCACCGATACCGTCACCGGTTCCCGGTACCTGATCGAAGCCGGGGGCAAACGCGTGCTGGTCGACTGCGGACTCTTCCAAGGCTACAAACGCAGCCGCGAGCGTAACCGGGTCCCTTTTCCCGTCCCGCCGCATTCCATCGACGCAGTTGTCCTGACCCATGCGCACCTGGACCACACCGGCTACGTTCCCGCGCTGGTCCGCGACGGTTTCGGCGGACCTGTGTACGCCACGGAGGGCACCACCGAACTCTGCAAGCTCATCCTCCCCGACAGCGGACACCTGCAGGAGGAGGAGGCCCGCTATGCCTTCCATCGGGAATCGTCCAGGCACAGCCCGCCGCTTCCACTCTACACCGCGGCTGATGCCGTGAAGTCCCTGAACAGCTTCAGGATCCAGGGCTTTGACGACCCGCTGGAGCTCGGCGGCGGCATGGAAATGACCTTCCTGCCCGCCGGTCACATCCTGGGGGCCTCGCAGGTCCACGTGCAGATGGGCTCGCAGTCCGTGCATTTCACCGGCGATCTGGGGCGGGCGGACGACCCGTTCATGTATCCGCCGCGCCCGCTCGTCGAGACCGGCGTGCTGGTGACGGAATCCACCTATGGGAACCGGAAACACTCCACCGAGGACCCGGAGCAGCAGCTGGGCGAAATCATCAACCGGGTCGCGAAGCGGGGCGGAGTCATCATGTTCGCCGCGTTCGCCGTCGGCAGGGCCGAGACGCTGCTGCTGTATCTGTCCAGGCTCCGGAGGAAGAATGCAATCCCGGACATCCCGGTTTACCTGAACAGCCCCATGGCCATCGATGCCTCCGGGATGTACCAGCGGCACCCCGAGGAACACCACCTCAAACGGGATGAATACGAGAACATGTACAAGCTGGCCAAACTCACGCGCACGGTGGATGAGTCCAAGCTCCTGAATCTCCGGGGCGGTCCGATGATCATCATTTCGGCCAGCGGCATGCTCACCGGCGGCAGGATCCTGCACCACATCGCCGCGTACGGCCCGGATCCGAAGAACGCCATCATCCTCAGCGGCTACCAGGCCGGGGGAACCCGCGGCGCGAGCCTTGCAGCCGGCGGGCGCGAGCTCCGCATCTACGGCGAGGATGTCAGGATCCGCGCCGAAGTGGTCCAGATGGAAAGCCTGTCCGCCCACGCCGACGCCGACGGTGTCATCGCCTGGCTGAAAGCCGCAGAGAAAGAGCCCCGCATGACCTACATCACGCATGGCGAGCCGGAAGCCTCGGACGCCCTCCGGATCCGGATCAAACGGGAACTCGGCTGGCGGGCCAGAGTGCCCGAGCACCTGGAGACCATCTCCATCGGGGATCCGCGATGA